In Pelmatolapia mariae isolate MD_Pm_ZW linkage group LG13, Pm_UMD_F_2, whole genome shotgun sequence, a genomic segment contains:
- the tex36 gene encoding testis-expressed protein 36 codes for MVKGGKRHFSVSTDCKWFAHPGLSENETKTRENCTSTGTMLTQVKSSLPQALNFQRYPKWKSQQKSREYPFSDHDNKHALKDDVIVFSHSVGRRKCLDDRRQHISRFCLCHGGTDNSTKETRGNVTAYQSDFIVKEVVDSASINRRFPRNHRQKSAEAALAQAGETFMWFGRDDSDQSDTLQVLAATNCSAPSKP; via the exons ATGGTAAAAGGCGGAAAGCGGCATTTTTCAGTGAGCACTGATTGCAAATGG TTTGCTCATCCAGGTTTATCAGAAAATGAGACAAAGACTCGAGAGAACTGTACAAGCACTGGGACCATGCTGACTCAAGTGAAGTCATCGTTGCCTCAGGCTTTAAACTTTCAGCGCTATCCTAAATGGAAAAGTCAGCAG AAATCCAGAGAGTATCCCTTCTCAGACCATGACAACAAGCATGCCTTGAAAGACGACGTCATTGTATTCTCTCAT AGTGTGGGAAGGAGGAAGTGTCTTGATGATCGCAGACAGCACATCTCCCGTTTCTGCCTGTGCCATGGTGGAACTGACAATAGCACCAAAGAGACTCGAGGGAATGTCACAGCCTACCAGAGTGACTTCATAGTGAAAGAGGTTGTTGACTCTGCATCCATAAACCGGCGCTTCCCTCGCAACCACAGGCAGAAGTCTGCAGAGGCAGCTTTGGCACAGGCGGGGGAGACGTTTATGTGGTTCGGACGAGACGATTCTGACCAGTCTGACACCCTGCAAGTGCTGGCAGCTACCAACTGCTCAGCACCATCCAAGCCTTAA
- the si:ch1073-143l10.2 gene encoding autophagy-related protein 16-1 — protein MRKRERFFLKVSIIMGSWKNHVRQGLQHRDRREKLPFVGVFTSLSQLEERFELREEILADVQSQSLERHGVEVGGNATLLRLQLRESEHLVDKLSQTVSDLTTVLHLKEAELQYWQSRVSQFHQEALTLAKGSNTLKEVLSEYEFTIECQSKELATLRVDQQCLKEALADALREKERLLQRWMEEKIEEADRLNNYNVTQARWQHLTKHLKKHLQKGVGKEHEPTLTNSSSDAAQSTSASQRINIPTDMHSGLPDQCHISGPPQP, from the exons ATGCGCAAACGTGAGAGGTTTTTCCTTAAAGTGTCCATTATAATGGGAAGTTGGAAGAATCACGTGCGCCAAGGGCTGCAGCATAGAGACCGCAGAGAAAAGCTCCCGTTTGTTGGCGTTTTCACAAGCT tGTCTCAGCTGGAGGAACGCTTTGAACTTCGCGAAGAGATTTTGGCTGATGTTCAGTCTCAGAG tttagaAAGACATGGAGTTGAGGTTGGGGGAAACGCCACACTGCTTCGACTCCAGCTGAGAGAGAGTGAGCACCTGGTAGATAAG TTATCTCAAACTGTCTCCGACCTTACCACCGTCCTCCATCTCAAAGAAGCTGAACTACAGTACTGGCAATCACG TGTGTCTCAGTTCCATCAAGAGGCACTTACTCTGGCTAAAGGGAGTAACACCCTGAAGGAAGTCCTTTCAGAATATGAGTTTACCATAGAGTGTCAATCCAAAGAGTTAGCAACCCTGCGTGTGGATCAGCAATGCCTAAAGGAAGCTCTTGCAGATGCACTAAGAGAGAAAGAACGGCTATTGCAGCGATGGATGGAGGAGAAAATAGAGGAAGCGGACAGGTTGAATAATTACAACGTCACTCAGGCAAG GTGGCAACATTTGACCAAACATCTGAAGAAGCACCTCCAGAAAGGTGTGGGGAAAGAGCATGAGCCCACGCTGACCAACTCTTCAAGTGATGCAGCACAGTCTACATCAGCCAgtcaga GGATCAATATTCCAACAGATATGCACAGTGGACTCCCAGACCAGTGTCATATCTCAGGTCCACCACAGCCCTAA